The nucleotide sequence TGTGACATGAGATTTCCGTCAAGCGACAGCCCACCAATCTCTTTGATTCGGCATCACCAAGGTTGGCGTCCTTCGTACTGTATGTGTCGTAGCCTTGCTTTTCCTTTTGCTTTACTCACTGGAACTCCATGCTGTTTTTCTAGTGTTGTTGTCTTTTGCTCCTTGCAGTTGAGGAGGTCCCTTTCTTTCCCATGCCTTCTATCTCACTCTGAAAGCTCCCCTCCCCTACTTGCCAATGTAATGTACACTTGTTTGTGAGATGCTTTTGTAGCTGAGAAAATGCTCACTGCTACTAGATGCCAATACTTAAAGTGGAAAAAGAATGATTTTGGTTTCACATATCGACTTGAGAGAGAGAAAAAATCAGCACCGGGGGAGCTCCCGCGGCAGTGATCTGGACCATCTTCCCGGTTCCAACTTCTTTGGGACTAGAATTGCAAAATGTTGTGAAATTTGATGTCATATACCTTGGTATGGAGCATTACATGGTCACAGCACTAGCAGAGATAATTCAGTCCGACTCGATACACGCTAGGCATGGTTGGTCTTTCCTTAAGCAGGAAAGTAATTCATGACTGGCTTCTCGTGTACAGTACGCTAGCTGTGTTGTGTGACTTGTGTCTgtgtcatactccctccgtccgaaaaaagtTGTCCAGCGCGCAGTGTACTGGTGTTTTTGCAAAAAAGTCCTCGGAGTTTTAAATAGATCCCcgtctccatcttcttcctccgtcgtccccgcgcatCGCCTGGGCAGGCGCCGCCCAGCTGATTTCGCCGCCGCCCACCACCACGAGCCCACCTGCGCCTCTGattccgccgtcgccgcccgccacCTGCGCCTCTGATTCCACCGCCGCCACCCACCTGCACCTGCGCGATTCCGCGCGTCGTCACGGGTGCCGTCGTAGGATTCTTCACCTGCGCCGGCCAGGACGTGCGCCGTCCAGGAACTGCTCTGCCGCCACTGAGGACCCACGCCGGAGCATTCCCCTCCCGCCACGACCACCTCCGCGCGTTCCCCTCCAGCCACGATCCGCTCCGCGCGTTCCCCTCCTGCCAAGATCCCCTCCGCGTGTCGCCGGAGCCTCCCGCCGTGATCCCAGGCCGCTTCCCAGGCCGCTTCCTCGCGCCCGCGGCCGCCGCTCCTCTCTGGCGGCTTCGGCAGGCAGGGCCACGCGGGTCTGCCCGGCGGCTAGACGACCGGGCGCCTGATCGAGCCACGCCCCTCGCCGCCACTGCCTTTTTCCGCCCCAcccctcgccgctgctgctgcccgtCTGTGCCGCAAGAGGTAAAGTTCAGTGCTGCTGCCTGTAAAAATTCAGTGTACACATTTAAATTCAGTGCTGCTGCATGTACTAGCAACTTTTGATGAAAttgaagttcaaatttaaactgaAGTTCAAATTCTTATGTGGTCTTCAACTGCAGCGGCCAGTGTGGATCCAAAAGACTGCATTTATGTTTGTGTTGTGTGGCTTTGATGAAATGCTTGCTTGCTGAAATTGTAGCAGCAACAACTATGGCTGAATGATGAACAGATTATAGTGGTGAGCAATCTATCAATTTATTTTGGAAACAATTAATATGATTCCACCAGATTACTCAAGGCTGGAGTATATTTCCAAATATTTTCAGCTACTGTATCTTGATTCATCTTGATTCAGTAAACTGCAGTAAACTGCATTGTGCTccgaatagtgcatagttatgcaATAAACTGCAGTAAACTACAGTAGTTTATTCCCTCTCAGAGTCaaactgaattttttgaatttaGTCAAACTGAATACTCAGACTCAAAAAATGGGGAACTAATTAAGCCTTTGAAAAGTGTACTGCCAAAATGAATGAGCAAGCTTGTTAGAGGTAAAGAGAAGAGCATTAGTTCAGTTATAAGAAGAAGCTGAATACTTAGCCTCATTTATAAATCAGAAATTTAGTTTGGATCATCTTTTGTCATTATGGCAGCCATTTGTAGTttggatcttcttcttcttcttcttcttcttcttcttctagacaTAGCCCTAAAATTTCTACTCACTGATTTGAC is from Triticum aestivum cultivar Chinese Spring chromosome 3A, IWGSC CS RefSeq v2.1, whole genome shotgun sequence and encodes:
- the LOC123060074 gene encoding translation initiation factor IF-2-like; translated protein: MRNDQEDNLNWTAGEQFRAAALNFTSCGTDGQQQRRGVGRKKAVAARGVARSGARSSSRRADPRGPACRSRQRGAAAAGARKRPGKRPGITAGGSGDTRRGSWQEGNARSGSWLEGNARRWSWREGNAPAWVLSGGRAVPGRRTSWPAQVKNPTTAPVTTRGIAQVQVGGGGGIRGAGGGRRRRNQRRRWARGGGRRRNQLGGACPGDARGRRRKKMETGIYLKLRGLFCKNTSTLRAGQLFSDGGSMTQTQVTQHS